A single genomic interval of Chlamydiales bacterium STE3 harbors:
- a CDS encoding Uncharacterized protein (Product derived from UniProtKB/Trembl:D1RBU4), whose product MVRYLIIFLCSWSILSAQDDTLVSSEVQWESIYENQPIQGFVTVTHDRQFEVDESSFTLEGKPLKVTLYKELAISSNSPLMLSIYQFEIPGMAKGLQWLPSIKVKIGRKIYQSPAISFEVQSAEKRIQSVFAPMQKNAFLKLEAFVEQGGALYPGLRAKVGYRYLYNTNIELTEEYLPLLDMEHFRKIGDKDIKDTQVGDVSVHTIVQNVEALEAGSYSYGPSVVVGNAYTEIRGKRHYLNPQLVAEAPLLTVVVNDFPTDGKPASFNGAVGEFSFAVKMLTSSQVRVGDKIALRVDIKGTGQLENVVPPDLCCQPGFSGFFKTSDLPAVGKITNDVKTFLVEIYPLIPEIEFVPPIEFSYFDPIKEAYQKIVSAGIPLKVFAKKKEIESHPLAILETKKAIAIYPNYLLSTKDLKNLPYGSFWVIGLIPLGLLMIFVQQVFIEERKRIKDHALHSSSQDYFQKACKEKSPAKKFKLYEQAFLQLYLEKSILPTSINAIADLPEQAQFLEVKALFTKIDEARFSGKNPEALLAFSSEAEALFNQESQA is encoded by the coding sequence TTGGTAAGGTATCTTATTATTTTTCTATGCAGCTGGTCTATTTTATCGGCTCAAGATGACACTTTAGTTTCTTCCGAAGTCCAATGGGAAAGTATTTACGAAAACCAGCCCATCCAGGGATTTGTGACTGTAACACATGATCGACAGTTTGAGGTAGACGAAAGCAGTTTTACTCTAGAAGGTAAGCCGCTAAAAGTAACTTTATATAAAGAGTTAGCTATCTCGAGCAACTCCCCACTTATGCTTTCTATTTATCAGTTTGAAATCCCGGGAATGGCTAAAGGGTTGCAATGGCTTCCTTCTATAAAAGTCAAGATAGGTAGGAAAATTTACCAATCCCCCGCTATTTCGTTTGAAGTGCAGAGCGCTGAAAAACGCATTCAATCTGTCTTTGCACCTATGCAAAAAAACGCTTTTTTAAAGCTAGAAGCCTTTGTTGAGCAAGGGGGTGCTCTCTATCCTGGCCTAAGAGCAAAAGTGGGTTACCGGTACTTGTACAATACGAACATCGAGTTAACTGAGGAATACCTCCCTCTTCTTGACATGGAACATTTTCGTAAAATCGGAGATAAGGACATTAAGGATACTCAAGTGGGGGATGTTAGTGTTCATACGATTGTGCAAAATGTTGAGGCGTTAGAAGCAGGTTCTTATTCCTATGGCCCATCAGTCGTTGTGGGGAATGCTTACACAGAAATTAGAGGCAAGCGTCACTATCTAAATCCCCAGCTCGTCGCAGAAGCTCCCTTGCTAACTGTAGTGGTAAATGATTTCCCAACCGATGGGAAGCCCGCCTCCTTTAATGGCGCAGTAGGTGAATTTAGTTTTGCAGTGAAAATGTTAACAAGTAGCCAGGTTCGTGTAGGGGACAAGATAGCGTTAAGAGTTGATATTAAAGGAACTGGGCAGTTAGAAAACGTTGTTCCCCCAGATCTTTGCTGCCAGCCAGGATTTAGTGGATTTTTTAAAACCAGTGATCTGCCTGCAGTTGGAAAAATAACAAACGATGTGAAGACATTCTTGGTAGAAATTTATCCTTTAATCCCTGAAATTGAATTTGTTCCCCCTATTGAATTTTCTTACTTTGATCCTATCAAGGAAGCTTATCAAAAGATAGTGAGCGCTGGAATTCCTTTAAAAGTCTTTGCCAAAAAGAAGGAAATAGAAAGCCATCCATTAGCAATACTGGAAACTAAAAAAGCAATTGCCATTTATCCCAACTATTTATTGTCTACAAAAGATCTTAAAAATCTTCCCTATGGCTCATTTTGGGTCATCGGATTAATCCCCCTTGGCTTGTTAATGATTTTTGTTCAGCAGGTTTTTATTGAAGAGCGCAAGCGCATCAAAGATCATGCGCTACATTCTTCTAGCCAAGACTATTTTCAAAAAGCATGTAAAGAAAAGAGTCCTGCAAAAAAATTTAAATTATACGAGCAAGCTTTTCTTCAGCTTTACTTAGAAAAGTCAATCCTTCCAACGTCTATCAACGCCATCGCGGATCTTCCGGAGCAAGCGCAGTTTTTAGAGGTAAAAGCTCTATTTACCAAAATAGACGAGGCGCGCTTTTCTGGAAAAAATCCGGAAGCGCTCCTTGCTTTTTCTAGCGAAGCTGAAGCCCTATTTAATCAGGAGAGCCAGGCATGA
- a CDS encoding Uncharacterized protein (Product derived from UniProtKB/Trembl:F8L592), giving the protein MAKQLPPSFLTQSSLEDHPIFEWLEKNSRKILFIILGLILALGLIYRYAANKNTQAERDYFQASNAITSINTSGKEESSIRELQSILKRHPELNAKYDGILAQNLLIANRVDLAHDYASQNFQRIDKEISPLYLSYAKNSLLVSQEDQKQALSNALALKEEMLKIVQEEGKREFGSSLYLMNLIRIAMLQHQLKEKDAEEKSWEELLQISNLAHPLKFAPAEVEKVLSHLDDQGVSLMDFIQANTSFSAKKNAI; this is encoded by the coding sequence ATGGCAAAACAACTTCCCCCTTCTTTTTTAACACAATCCTCATTAGAGGATCATCCAATCTTTGAATGGTTAGAAAAAAATAGCCGTAAGATACTCTTTATAATCCTTGGCCTAATTTTAGCTTTAGGGCTTATTTACCGTTACGCGGCTAATAAAAATACACAAGCTGAGCGCGACTATTTCCAAGCGTCGAACGCTATTACATCGATTAATACTTCTGGTAAAGAGGAGAGCTCTATTCGAGAATTACAAAGTATTCTAAAACGCCATCCTGAACTTAACGCTAAATATGATGGAATTTTAGCACAAAACTTGTTGATTGCTAATCGTGTCGACCTTGCCCATGATTATGCCTCTCAGAACTTTCAACGCATTGATAAAGAAATTAGCCCTCTTTATCTCTCTTACGCAAAAAACTCTTTACTGGTGTCTCAAGAAGATCAAAAGCAGGCGCTTTCAAATGCCTTAGCCCTTAAAGAAGAAATGTTAAAAATTGTCCAAGAAGAAGGCAAACGCGAATTTGGGAGCAGTTTATACTTGATGAATTTAATACGCATCGCCATGCTACAGCATCAATTAAAAGAAAAGGATGCAGAAGAGAAAAGTTGGGAAGAGCTTCTTCAGATTAGCAATTTAGCACATCCTTTAAAGTTCGCTCCTGCTGAAGTAGAAAAGGTATTAAGCCATTTAGATGATCAAGGTGTTTCTCTCATGGATTTTATCCAAGCTAATACAAGTTTTTCGGCTAAAAAGAACGCTATTTAG
- a CDS encoding putative batA protein (Product derived from UniProtKB/Trembl:Q6MF06;Gene name derived from UniProtKB/Trembl:Q6MF06), giving the protein MYFDSKAVAATFGILIVLLFLIKKRQWVHASSRLFFSDVQLLKGHESSFKLFWNSKLKFLLLGSMLCLCAGFMDPHLRSYTNVESRKRFFSPKEGVGIYLVLDQSGSMREKGSLLIQKSQKQELTKMDLLKVQAGQFVQNRPNDLIGLVGFARFPTILSPLTLNHQNILNQLDSLQVVKELEKDGTAIGYALYKTAHLIASTQEYYLKEGEKLETAIILVSDGLQDPNPLDRGHAFRAMELEEAAAFAKKNNIKIYMINLEPRLKEKRFEPNLKQLQRIAQMTGGQFFLADGSNGIHSIFQQIDALEKHKITTPDEQQYYEKKMLYAYLVVLTLVLAGSYMVLKLTFFKQVP; this is encoded by the coding sequence ATGTACTTTGACAGCAAAGCAGTAGCAGCCACTTTTGGGATACTCATCGTCTTGTTGTTTTTAATAAAAAAAAGACAATGGGTGCATGCTTCCTCAAGGCTCTTTTTTTCAGATGTCCAATTACTGAAAGGTCATGAGTCGAGTTTTAAACTTTTTTGGAACTCAAAATTGAAATTCCTTTTATTAGGAAGCATGCTATGTCTTTGTGCAGGCTTTATGGACCCCCATTTGCGTTCTTATACAAATGTAGAGAGTAGAAAGCGTTTTTTTTCTCCTAAGGAGGGAGTTGGAATCTACCTTGTCTTAGATCAATCCGGATCAATGAGGGAGAAAGGCTCGTTACTGATTCAAAAGAGTCAGAAGCAAGAACTCACTAAAATGGATTTACTTAAAGTCCAAGCAGGACAATTTGTTCAAAATCGCCCCAATGATCTTATCGGCCTTGTGGGTTTTGCGCGCTTTCCTACCATTCTTTCGCCTCTAACACTCAATCATCAAAACATCTTAAATCAGCTAGACTCACTTCAAGTCGTCAAGGAATTAGAAAAAGATGGAACAGCAATAGGCTATGCTCTTTATAAAACTGCCCATCTCATCGCTTCCACCCAAGAGTACTATCTCAAAGAGGGGGAAAAATTAGAAACGGCAATCATCTTGGTATCAGACGGCCTACAGGATCCTAATCCTTTAGATCGCGGTCATGCTTTTAGGGCAATGGAGCTCGAGGAGGCAGCCGCATTTGCCAAAAAAAACAACATTAAAATCTATATGATTAATCTTGAACCGAGATTGAAAGAGAAGCGCTTCGAGCCTAATCTCAAACAATTGCAACGTATTGCACAAATGACAGGTGGCCAGTTTTTTTTAGCGGATGGATCAAACGGCATTCATTCTATCTTTCAACAGATTGATGCCCTTGAGAAGCATAAAATAACGACACCAGATGAGCAGCAATACTATGAAAAAAAAATGCTGTATGCCTATCTGGTTGTTTTGACTCTCGTTCTAGCAGGCAGTTATATGGTTTTAAAATTGACTTTTTTTAAACAGGTGCCATGA
- a CDS encoding putative chromosome partitioning protein (Product derived from UniProtKB/Trembl:Q6MF48;Gene name derived from UniProtKB/Trembl:Q6MF48), whose product MKVPVEEELRLVEIERIKTNPFQPRRQFAKEELEELAASIKSVGIIHPPVVRPLYGSDDEYELLAGERRVRASELAGLKAINVLVKNFSNLYSAEAALIENIQRVDLNPLEIAKALKSLAEDFRWTQEEISEKVGKKRSTIANYFRLLTLPSEIKESLSNGAISMGHAKAILSMQYEKEQLALHDRVLKENLSVRQTEALVLKKNKVERSEGFIDPQRDFFLEAIANKIEGRLGTKVVVTSGKVIIDYYHLDDLDRILAFFKIEE is encoded by the coding sequence ATGAAAGTGCCTGTAGAAGAAGAACTTCGTTTGGTGGAAATCGAACGCATAAAAACAAATCCTTTTCAGCCAAGACGTCAGTTTGCTAAAGAGGAATTAGAAGAGCTTGCAGCTTCGATAAAATCTGTGGGAATTATTCACCCTCCAGTTGTCAGGCCGCTTTATGGATCAGATGATGAATATGAGCTTTTAGCTGGAGAACGCCGCGTGAGAGCCTCAGAGCTTGCTGGTTTGAAAGCGATTAATGTGCTTGTCAAAAATTTTAGCAATCTTTATTCCGCTGAAGCTGCTTTAATCGAAAATATCCAGAGAGTAGATCTCAATCCTTTGGAAATTGCTAAAGCTCTAAAAAGTCTTGCAGAGGATTTTAGATGGACTCAGGAAGAAATATCAGAAAAAGTAGGCAAAAAAAGATCAACAATTGCTAATTACTTTAGACTTTTGACTCTTCCCTCAGAAATTAAAGAAAGCTTATCAAATGGTGCCATCAGTATGGGACATGCCAAAGCCATCTTGTCAATGCAGTATGAAAAAGAGCAGCTTGCTCTCCATGATAGGGTTTTAAAAGAAAATTTATCTGTTAGACAAACAGAAGCTTTAGTGCTAAAAAAAAACAAAGTCGAACGATCTGAAGGCTTTATTGATCCTCAGCGCGATTTTTTCTTAGAAGCAATAGCAAACAAAATAGAAGGGAGATTAGGAACAAAGGTTGTAGTAACAAGTGGCAAAGTGATCATTGACTACTACCATTTAGATGATCTAGACAGGATTTTAGCTTTTTTTAAAATTGAGGAGTAG